The Opitutales bacterium ASA1 genome window below encodes:
- the ymdB gene encoding 2',3'-cyclic-nucleotide 2'-phosphodiesterase: protein MIRVLFVGDVVGKPGRDWLAARAPGLRESLGLHFIVANAENAAAGSGLTGALANSILSCGVDGITLGDHVWDQRGFETEIVGLERVCRPANLPEINPGRRFLVLERDGLRLGVFTVLGRQFLPPRADCPFRVADRVLAELEGRVDLVLAEIHAEATSEKIAFGRYLDGRAAIVVGTHTHVPTADATVLPSGTGYITDVGMTGPYDSVLGREVKPVIERFLHGMPTRFPVADGDVRLSGAVAEFDPVSRRVVSMRLLTVAANEGAAAGTG from the coding sequence ATGATCCGGGTGTTGTTCGTGGGGGACGTGGTGGGAAAGCCGGGCCGCGACTGGTTGGCGGCACGCGCGCCGGGTTTGCGCGAGTCTCTCGGGTTGCACTTCATCGTGGCCAATGCCGAGAACGCCGCCGCCGGTTCGGGTCTCACCGGGGCGCTGGCGAACTCCATTCTCTCCTGCGGTGTCGACGGGATCACGCTCGGCGACCACGTGTGGGATCAACGCGGATTCGAGACGGAAATCGTCGGTCTGGAGCGAGTCTGCCGACCGGCGAATCTCCCGGAGATCAACCCCGGTCGCCGCTTTCTCGTACTGGAACGGGACGGCCTGCGTCTCGGTGTCTTCACGGTGCTCGGGCGTCAATTCCTCCCGCCGCGGGCGGACTGTCCTTTCCGGGTTGCGGACCGCGTGCTCGCCGAACTGGAGGGACGGGTGGATCTGGTCTTGGCCGAGATCCACGCCGAGGCGACGTCGGAGAAGATCGCGTTCGGCCGCTACCTCGACGGGCGCGCGGCGATCGTGGTCGGGACGCACACGCACGTGCCGACGGCGGATGCGACCGTCCTGCCGAGTGGGACGGGGTACATCACGGACGTGGGCATGACCGGTCCGTACGATTCGGTGCTCGGCCGCGAGGTGAAACCGGTGATCGAGCGTTTCCTGCACGGCATGCCGACGCGCTTTCCGGTGGCCGACGGGGACGTGCGCCTGTCCGGAGCCGTGGCGGAGTTCGATCCGGTGTCGCGGCGGGTGGTGTCGATGCGGTTGCTCACGGTCGCGGCGAACGAGGGCGCGGCCGCGGGCACCGGCTGA
- the ilvB_1 gene encoding biosynthetic-type acetolactate synthase large subunit has translation MKSDPTVAAFPKPEVGPEMRGSDAVVESLVREGVDTIFAYPGGASMELHQALTRTDKIRTILPRHEQGGVFAAEAYARATGKVGVCMATSGPGATNLVTGIADAYMDSIPMVAITGQVFQKFIGKSAFQETDFYGMTLPIVKHSYLVLNAADIPRVIKEAFKIATSGRPGPVVVDIPKDVQQARFQPVFPADVAIRERKLPAKATDDELKQILALVGKAKQPVLYVGGGIISADACEELRRFAESTRIPVATTLMGVGCFPENHELSLKWFGMHGTVYGNWAVHHSDLLLTLGARFDDRITGEVTKFAPRATIVHVDVDASEHNKNKIVQYPIVSDVKHALGRLNALVEANKFKAPDIGAWHQKIAEWKRDYPLSYEQSPHILPQEAIQVLCELTRGEAIITTGVGQHQMWAAQFYDYTRPRTLISSLGLGAMGFGYPAALGAKVACPDRQVIDIDGDGSFVMNIQELATAKIEKIAAKALVLNNQHLGMVVQWEDRFYNSVRGHTILGDASNIGSPENLGGIYPDFVKISEGFGVKARRVHRREELREAIQEMLDHDGPYVLDVIVPYTEHVLPMIPGGRTVDDMIIK, from the coding sequence ATGAAATCCGATCCCACCGTCGCTGCGTTCCCCAAGCCCGAAGTCGGTCCCGAAATGCGCGGCTCCGACGCCGTCGTCGAGTCGCTCGTGCGCGAAGGCGTGGACACGATCTTCGCCTACCCCGGCGGAGCGTCGATGGAACTGCACCAAGCGCTCACCCGCACCGACAAGATCCGGACGATCCTTCCCCGCCACGAGCAGGGCGGCGTGTTCGCGGCTGAGGCCTACGCCCGCGCCACCGGCAAGGTCGGCGTGTGCATGGCCACCAGCGGTCCCGGTGCCACCAACCTCGTCACCGGTATCGCCGACGCCTACATGGACAGCATCCCCATGGTCGCGATCACCGGGCAGGTGTTCCAGAAGTTCATCGGCAAGTCCGCGTTCCAAGAGACGGACTTCTACGGGATGACCCTTCCGATCGTGAAGCACAGCTACCTCGTGCTCAACGCGGCGGACATCCCGCGCGTGATCAAGGAGGCCTTCAAAATCGCCACCAGCGGCCGCCCCGGCCCCGTCGTCGTCGACATTCCCAAGGACGTGCAACAGGCGCGCTTCCAACCGGTGTTTCCCGCCGACGTCGCGATCCGCGAACGCAAACTGCCCGCCAAAGCTACCGACGACGAACTCAAGCAGATCCTGGCGCTCGTCGGCAAAGCGAAGCAGCCGGTCCTCTACGTGGGCGGCGGCATCATCTCCGCCGACGCGTGCGAAGAACTGCGCCGGTTCGCCGAGTCCACCCGTATCCCCGTCGCAACTACGCTCATGGGCGTCGGCTGCTTCCCCGAGAATCACGAGCTGTCGCTCAAGTGGTTCGGCATGCACGGCACCGTCTACGGCAACTGGGCGGTCCATCACTCCGACCTGCTCCTCACGCTCGGCGCTCGCTTCGACGATCGCATCACGGGCGAGGTCACGAAGTTCGCCCCCCGAGCCACGATCGTCCACGTCGACGTCGATGCCTCCGAGCACAACAAGAACAAGATCGTCCAATACCCGATCGTCTCGGACGTGAAGCACGCCCTCGGGCGACTCAACGCGCTGGTCGAGGCGAACAAGTTCAAGGCTCCCGACATCGGGGCATGGCACCAGAAGATCGCCGAGTGGAAACGCGACTACCCGCTCTCCTACGAGCAGAGCCCACACATCCTTCCGCAGGAGGCCATCCAAGTCCTCTGTGAACTCACGCGTGGCGAAGCCATCATCACCACCGGCGTCGGCCAGCACCAGATGTGGGCGGCCCAGTTCTACGACTACACCCGCCCGCGCACGCTCATCTCGTCGCTCGGTCTCGGAGCGATGGGCTTCGGCTACCCGGCCGCACTCGGTGCGAAGGTCGCCTGTCCCGACCGTCAAGTGATCGACATCGACGGCGACGGCTCGTTCGTGATGAACATCCAGGAACTCGCCACGGCCAAGATCGAGAAGATCGCCGCCAAGGCCCTGGTGCTGAACAACCAACACCTCGGCATGGTCGTGCAGTGGGAGGACCGATTCTACAACAGCGTCCGCGGCCACACCATCCTCGGCGACGCCTCCAACATCGGCTCGCCCGAAAACCTCGGCGGCATCTACCCCGACTTCGTGAAGATCTCCGAAGGCTTCGGCGTGAAGGCGCGGCGCGTCCACCGGCGCGAGGAACTCCGAGAGGCCATCCAGGAGATGCTCGACCACGACGGCCCGTACGTGCTCGACGTCATCGTCCCCTACACCGAACACGTCCTCCCGATGATCCCCGGCGGCCGCACGGTCGACGACATGATCATCAAGTAA
- a CDS encoding NAD(P)H-dependent oxidoreductase — translation MITLVVGTNRPNSNTAKIARSIVDIYAEHGAPLEVLDLADLPADLFLPTSYAEKPASFQPFVDRILASDGLVIVTPEYNGGVPGVLKYFIDMLPFPESFESRAVSFVGVAAGQWGALRPVEQLQAIFGYRNALIHPVRVFIAGVHDVLDEEGRLVDAGLKRRLAGQARSFTAFVDAVKSLRSR, via the coding sequence ATGATCACACTCGTCGTCGGAACCAACCGTCCGAACAGCAACACGGCCAAGATCGCCCGTTCGATCGTGGACATCTACGCGGAACACGGAGCGCCGCTCGAGGTGCTCGATCTCGCGGATCTACCGGCCGACTTGTTTCTGCCCACGTCCTACGCGGAAAAGCCGGCGTCGTTTCAGCCCTTCGTCGACCGGATCCTCGCGAGCGACGGACTCGTGATCGTGACGCCGGAATACAACGGGGGTGTGCCCGGCGTGTTGAAGTACTTCATCGACATGCTGCCCTTCCCCGAGAGCTTCGAGAGCCGCGCGGTGAGCTTCGTCGGCGTGGCGGCGGGACAGTGGGGCGCGTTGCGGCCGGTCGAGCAGTTGCAGGCGATCTTCGGGTATCGCAACGCGTTGATCCATCCGGTGCGGGTCTTCATCGCAGGGGTGCACGACGTGCTCGACGAAGAGGGACGGCTCGTGGACGCGGGATTGAAGCGTCGTCTCGCAGGGCAGGCGCGCAGCTTCACGGCGTTCGTCGATGCGGTGAAGTCGTTGCGTTCGCGGTAG